Below is a genomic region from Prunus persica cultivar Lovell chromosome G3, Prunus_persica_NCBIv2, whole genome shotgun sequence.
aataatattaaattatagaGAATCACACGTGGCTGCAACTGAAAGGATAACAATCATTGTTTTTGACAGGTGGCGTCCTAAGATTGCACcacatttcattttgtttactttttcCAAGTTTATTATAACAtaacattttcatttctttgattCAATGATTACTATAAACTCAAATATATGGAATTATGATTTTACACCTCAAAAGTTGAAGGATTTGTAGTAAGAAACGCATTCCTTTTTTTGGTGTACTCTtctgatttttaattaattgtttatgaattttttaagataaataatataaatataagagaAATGACACGCGCTGTTGTAATTGAAGATATGGAATCATGAACTCAAAATGTGGAACCATAATTTTAGACCTTTGTAATCGAAGATAATGTCATAAGGAGTTTGTAACAATTTTCGgtatatttttctgatttttaattatttatttactaatttttaaacaaaaacaacaacaaaaaaagatcaaaatgGACAGTGGTGCAATTACTGGAGGACAGCCATCAGACACACTGATCGTGCCCATTCAGCTTCCGCCACGTGTCGCTCCATAccatttaataataattttataggATTTAACTTacaaaattcataataaatgaaataaatatccAAAAAATTCACCGAAAATTGATAGGAACTCCTTGTGACATTCTTTACGCCCTAAaactccaaaaatataatttttaatcattaaaattgaaaatgatatcaaaaactcaatttcatttcaaaacaaatcaaaatactAAATTATGTTCTATAACATTACGCTCTTGTTCTTTGATTTAACGCTTACTTGAACTCAATTATTTACCGATTTTACACCTTCATAATCGAAGATAATGTTATAAGGAGTTTGTAGCAATTTTCGGTgtatttttctggtttttaaGTAATTTgttaatgaatttttaaacATGAACTTGATAAAAGTATCAAAAACTGACACATGGCGCAATGACAGGAGGGGGAGACTTTCGAAAATGCCAAATGAGAGAAAAGAATCCAAAATGGATAAAattatccttatttatttttggatttcctaaggaatccgttacatttgcatgtctttgatttgaaagttgagatgtttttctgtcttttttgaaaaagatttggttttttccaaaagtgaaagtttttttttttgctaaaacataaatttacttattatttttctagGATTGAACTTATAAAAttgataataaattaaatacaaatccaaaaaatacacCGACAATTAGTACGAACTCCTCGTGACATTCTCTACTTCATCAaactccaaaaatataattttgactcataaaataacaaaaactcaactttgtttcaaaacaaattaaaacactAACTTATGTTCTATAACATAACGCTCCTGTTCTTTGATTTAACGCTTACCATGAACtatttgtccaaaaaaaaaaatgacgctTACCATGAACTTAAATATATGGAATCACGATTTTAGACCTTTATAATCGAAGATAATCAAGGAGTTGGTATCAATTTTTGGTGTATTTTCctgatttttaattattttttatgaattttagaagtgaaatccaagaaaaataatattaaattatagaGAATCACACGTGGCAGATGCTGAAAGGAGAGTAGTCATTTTTTTCAACAGGTGGCGCCCTACGATTGCTCCACATGTCATTTTGTTTACATTTTCCAAGTTTATcttaaaaaatcagaaaaaattaattaaaaatcagaaaaatatacCGAAAATTGCTACAAACTCCTTACGACATTGTCTTTAACTATGGAGGTCTAAAATCATGATTCCACATATTTATATTCATGGTAATCATCGAATCAAAGAAAATGAGTGTTATGTTATAGAGAATCAACTAGTGTTTTAGATTGTTTAGAAATAAATGTGAGTTTTTGtcatcaatttatattttttctaagtgaaattatatttttatagctTGATTGCGTAGAGAATGTCACAAGGAGTTCGTAGGACTATCCGgtgtattttttggatttttaatttatttgttataaatTTTAGAAGTGGAAtccaataaaaattatattaaattatacaGAATCACACGTGGCTGCAACTGAAAGGATAGCAATCATTGTTTTGACAGGTGGCGTCCTAAGATTGCTCcacatttcattttgtttactttttccaaatttattataaaaaattaattaaaaattagaaaaatacatCGAAAATTGCTACAAACTCAACAAACTCCTTACGACATTGTCTTTCACTATAGAggcctaaattattattatatgattatttaccctaaattattattctgtTACTTTTtatcctaaattattattctatTACTTTTTACTATGaattattatattactttttaataataataaatgaaataaaaatccaCCATGTGTCACTCGATAccatttaataataattttctagGATTTAACTTacaaaattcataataaatgaaataaaaaatctaaaaaaatacaCCAAAATTTGATAGGAACTCATTGTGACATTCCCTACACTctgaaactcaaaaaaatataattttatgtgAATGCAATGGCTAGGTGAGTACATGGATAATATCCACAATCTATGGGAACCCAACATCGCAGCACAAAAGCAGTATTTCTGGCATCTCACCTGCTTCTTCCCTTGCTTTGAAAGGCCTAATTGGGTGAGAACATCCTTGAGCTCGTTTATTCGAAAATATGCCAATTTTTCCTGCAGTagcaaacaaaaattataataagttCACCACATCAATAAGTAACATCCAATTATGTAACTAGATTTACTACACTTTCTTAAAAGCTAATTCCCCATCAACACTACTTGCCCAACTATTTGTGATCAACTGTATTCCAGTAAAATGTCTTTGCTTCTTCATATCTGTCTATAGTTAAATCTTCCTTCTTGTGTCATCCATTCACACCTTATGCATGTCACACAAGCAACAATAAGGGAAAAATTAACATTAAGCAAAAAGATATCACTGCAGTTAAGACATACCCAACTACATTATGTCATACACTAAATGGAAAAAAGACAAACCAAGTGACACACATAAACCCTAGAAACCGATTGAAATCTTACTGGGGTGAATGAATTGGAGAACGACGATGGAGGTCGTGACAATGGCTACCCCCGTTCCTCTCacttgacaaagttgttttcaaAACGGATAATTGCAACCCGATTGTAGCATAACGAGTTCAACCATGGGATCAATCTGATGACTATAAAATAACTCCGCACAACTTACCCCACTTTATGAATTTCCGGAATATAAGGTTGCCACTCTCATTTTTGATCAAAAGAAAGCCCATGTTCATAAGCCTCCAATGCACAACAAACCCTAGTAAGAGGCCCATAACCCAAAACccgaaaccaaaccaaatacTTCAAACCGCTccaaaaaaacgaaaaaatcAAACCACATGAAAATTCTTCTTCACCCTCTTTTCGGAAGAGGCAGGATCTTTCTAGAAGAACCAAGTATCTCTCTAGAGATGTCTAGGACCGCTTGACCTCATACTCTCCCTTTATAAAACCCAACACTAATTCCCACACCAAAATATTTTcctattataaaaaaaaaatcgaaaattaTAAAAGGCGAAAATTCTACAAAGCCCTTAGGTCTCTTTGTTAAGTACCCTCGTCTGCTCGCAACCTCCTCTGTTTGTTCATAAACTCGTTTCGTAGAGACTTCCAGAAACCCCAaaagccctctctctctctgtccctTGCTCATCGCGGCCTCAGACTCTCTGTGGATTGTTTTCTAGGTACGGTctccaaaaccctagcttTTGCATCAGATCAGATCTCTCTTTCTGAAAATGCTTTTAGATCTGTTAGATTCTGTTTCTCGATTTGAACATTCTACTGGGTTTTTCCTTGGTCGATGCTGTAGGGTTGTAGTGCTTGCCTTTCTGCTtcgattcaattttttttttcttactctgttgttttttgtgttctcTTTAGCTGGATTTTGGTCAGTATAACTAGACTACGTTGATTTGAATGATGCTGTAAATTCGTTAATTGTTCGGTTTGAATTTGGTTGTGTTATATACTTACGGTTGTGTATTTAATTAGATGAAGGATTTATAGGTTCCTTGTGTTATTAATGTGGGATTGTATTTGCTATTGCGTTTGATTAACTTTAATGTCCAATGAAGATTACTATTATGTATGCTATGTAGCTTAAGTGGGACATATTTTTTAGTCCAAAATTTGTGGAGAGGTATAATATCtcatcttatttttgtttcctttaccTGCTATGTTGTTGGTTTCTGATATTGTAATCACTGTGACGATTGTGATGCAAGTCATCCATGGAACTCgttataatttctttatttttatgattgaATGGTAGATTTCTGTCAGTCTGCTTTGGCTGAGCTGTTTACTGATGTGGAAGCTGGTTGCATATAACTTGTTTGAAATTTCAGTTGTTCACTGAATGtggtttcttaatttttctcCAGATTTAAGATTTTGCAAGGATGAGCGTGGTTGGATTTGATTTTGGCAATGAGAGCTGCATTGTGGCCGTGGCCAGGCAGAGGGGTATTGACGTTGTGCTTAATGATGAATCCAAACGTGAAACTCCAGCCCTTGTTTGTTTTGGTGACAAGCAGCGGTTCATTGGGACAGCAGGAGCTGCTTCATCCTTGATGAACCCTAAGAACACAATTTCCCAGATTAAACGTTTAATTGGTCGGCAATTCTCCGATCCTGTTGTGCAGAGGGATATCAAGTCATTGCCTTTTGCTGTTACTGAAGGCCCTGATGGATACCCGTTGATTCATGCCCGATATTTGGGAGAATCAAGGACATTTACACCTACCCAAGTTCTTGGAATGCTATTCTCTGATCTGAAAATCATAGCTGAGAAGAATCTTAATGCAGCTGTTGTTGATTGCTGTATTGGGATTCCAGTTTATTTCACTGATCTCCAAAGAAGAGCTGTTATGGATGCAGCAACAATTGCTGGCTTGCACCCTCTTCGCTTGTTCCATGAAACTACAGCGACTGCTTTGGCTTATGGTATTTACAAGACGGATTTACCAGAAAATGAACAATTGAATGTTGCCTTCGTTGATATTGGACATGCTAGCATGCAAGTCTGCATTGCTGGTTTTAAGAAGGGGCAGTTGAAAATACTGGCTCATTCCTTTGACCAGTCTTTGGGCGGCAGGGATTTCGATGAAGTACTGTTCCACCACTTTGCGGCAAAATTCAAGGAAGAGTATAAGATCGATGTCTTTCAGAATGCAAGGGCCTGCCTTCGTCTTCGGGTTGCTTGtgagaagctgaagaagatgCTTAGTGCAAATCCTGAGGCACCTTTGAATATAGAGTGTTTAATGGAAGAGAAAGATGTCAGGGGATTTATTAAGCGTGATGAGTTTGAACAAATTAGTGTTCCTATTTTGGAACGTGTGAAGGGGCCTTTGGAGAAGGCTCTTCTTGATGCACAGCTTTCAATAGAGAATATTCATACAGTTGAGGTTGTTGGTTCAGGCTCTCGTGTTCCTGCTATAATCAAGATTTTGACAGATTTCTTCAAAAAGGAGCCTAGGCGAACTATGAATGCAAGTGAGTGTGTTGCCAGGGGTTGTGCTCTGCAATGCGCAATTCTTAGTCCGACATTCAAAGTCAGAGAGTTTCAGGTGAGTTAAACTCATGCGTTGTAAAAATCTTTGTGTTTGTTTCCATTAGTTGAACTAATCtctatatttaattaatgtgtTACCTATGTTTGCCTTgctgatttatttttaattaatgttacTCCATTTAATTTAAAGGTGAACGAGAGCTTCCCATGTTCAATTGCTTTGTCCTGGAAAGGTTCTGGTCCAGACACCCAGAATGGAGCAGTTGATAATAACCAAAGTACTATTGTTTTCCCCAAGGGAAATCCTATTCCAAGTATCAAGGCTCTTACATTCTACAGATCGGGCACGTTTTCAGTTGATGTACAGTATGCTGATGTTTCTGATTTGCAAGCACCTGCAAAAATCAGTACATACACGGTGAGTGGATCTTAAAACTTGCATGCTCTAATTTGTCTCAAGGCTAGTAGGTTATCTGCCAGATTTTTTATTGACATTTACACTTTATATGTGCAGATTGGTCCTTTCCAGTCTACTAAAGGTGAGCGGGCAAAACTGAAGGTCAAAGCTCGGCTGAATCTGCATGGGATTGTGTCTATAGACTCAGCAACTGTAAGTTTGTTAAAAGCATCTTGTGCTTCTAGCATTCACTGGTTGAGTATCTTCTTTTAAgtccatttgttttttcttgacATGTGCTTTAGctcttggaagaagaagaaattgaggtTCCTGTCACAAAAGAGCAACCAAAGGAGGCCGCTAAGATGGAGACTGATGAGGCCCCTAGTGATGCGGCTCCCCCAAGTACCAATGAGACTGATGTGAACATGCAAGATGCTAAGGCCACTGCGGATGCCTTGGATGCTGAAAATGGTGTTCCTGAGTCAGGAGACAAGCCTGTGCAGATGGAAACAGATACGAAGGTCAGTAATCTTCTCCTTCCGTCATATGTTGGTTCTCCTTCCGTCATATGTTGGTTAATCATGAGTTATTTGTTATTTCTCCTTGACTTCAGCTTCTGGGCAGGTAGGCAAATGGCCCTGTATATTGTGTGGACTAAGAAGGATGAAGGATTTAATGTTTTGTGAAATATTCAGAGTTTCCATCATGTTGAAATACATTTAAGTTTCCATGTTCTTTGAAATATTCAGAGTAGTTGTTGTACTTTTTAACATTTTTGTGATCGTTCTTTCCACATGCAATCTGCATTTTATGTGACCTACAGAGAAGTCATAGATTGTGCGTGTCAAATCCTACCTGTAATTACAAACAGtcttcctgtttttttttttttaatgttattagtggtttatttagttttatttCAGTGGTTGGCTGCATTGTTGATGTTTTTATGCCATGCAGGCTGATGCTCCTAAGAGAAAggtaaagaaaacaaacattccTGTTGTAGAGTTGGTTTATGGAGGGATGCCTCCATCAGATGTGCAAAAGGCAATAGAGAAGGAGTTTGAGATGGCCTTACAAGACCGTGTTATGgaagaaacaaaagacaagaaaaatgCTGTTGAGGCATATGTCTATGACATGAGAAACAAGGTAGTCGGCTTCTTCTATGTTCATGGCATGTTTtgtggtttttcttttcttttcttgttcatATACTGActctaaattttcttttgggtctcCAGCTCAATGACAAATATCAGGAATTTGTCACCGAACCAGAGAGGGAAGCGTTTATTGCTAGACTTCAGGAGGTGGAGGACTGGCTATATGAAGATGGTGAAGATGAAACCAAAGGAGTTTACATTGCCAAGCTTGAGGAGCTGAAGAAGGTTaggattgttttttttttcctaatgaTTTTTTGTGCCCTTCTCTGTTTGGTTTTGTCTAATTTGTTAAAAAGAGGGCAACAATCTTAAAGTATTATATTCGACTGGTTTTGATTGTTTGAGATTgatggtgatttatcaaatttCAGCAAGGTGACCCCATTGAAGAGCGATACAAGGAGCACACAGAGAGGGGTACTGTGATCGATCAACTTGGTTACTGTATTAATAGTTACAGAGAAGCTGCAATGTCGACTGATGCAAAATTTGAACACATTGATATTTCTGATAAAC
It encodes:
- the LOC18782928 gene encoding heat shock 70 kDa protein 15; this translates as MSVVGFDFGNESCIVAVARQRGIDVVLNDESKRETPALVCFGDKQRFIGTAGAASSLMNPKNTISQIKRLIGRQFSDPVVQRDIKSLPFAVTEGPDGYPLIHARYLGESRTFTPTQVLGMLFSDLKIIAEKNLNAAVVDCCIGIPVYFTDLQRRAVMDAATIAGLHPLRLFHETTATALAYGIYKTDLPENEQLNVAFVDIGHASMQVCIAGFKKGQLKILAHSFDQSLGGRDFDEVLFHHFAAKFKEEYKIDVFQNARACLRLRVACEKLKKMLSANPEAPLNIECLMEEKDVRGFIKRDEFEQISVPILERVKGPLEKALLDAQLSIENIHTVEVVGSGSRVPAIIKILTDFFKKEPRRTMNASECVARGCALQCAILSPTFKVREFQVNESFPCSIALSWKGSGPDTQNGAVDNNQSTIVFPKGNPIPSIKALTFYRSGTFSVDVQYADVSDLQAPAKISTYTIGPFQSTKGERAKLKVKARLNLHGIVSIDSATLLEEEEIEVPVTKEQPKEAAKMETDEAPSDAAPPSTNETDVNMQDAKATADALDAENGVPESGDKPVQMETDTKADAPKRKVKKTNIPVVELVYGGMPPSDVQKAIEKEFEMALQDRVMEETKDKKNAVEAYVYDMRNKLNDKYQEFVTEPEREAFIARLQEVEDWLYEDGEDETKGVYIAKLEELKKQGDPIEERYKEHTERGTVIDQLGYCINSYREAAMSTDAKFEHIDISDKQKVLNECVEAEAWLREKKQQQDSLPKYANPVLLSADVRRKAEALDRFCRPIMTKPKPAPAKPAAPETPTPPPQGNEHQPQGGDANANAGSNENPADGSNEVPQASEEPMETDKPEAPQSSA